The DNA region TGTTACAGTCAAAACTCGTTTGGGTTGGGATTATGACTCTATTCAGATTTTAGAAGTTGCCAAGCGTTTGCAAGGGGTTGGTATTCAAGCACTTTCCATTCACGGACGTACACGCAAGCAGATGTACACAGGAGAGGCAGACTGGTCATATATTGCAGAAGTCAAAAATAGTCAAGATATTCATATTCCTATCTTCGGAAATGGTGATATTGATTCGCCTCAAAAAGCACTAGAATACAAAAATCGCTTTGGTGTAGATGGCATTATGATTGGGCGTGCTGCTATTGGTTATCCTTGGATTTTTAGAGAAATCAAACATTACTTGAAAACTGGTGAGCTTCTTCCACCTCCAACTTTAAAAGAACGTTTGGATATTTGTAGAAAACACTTTATGTTTTCTTTAGAATGGAAAAAAAGCGAAATTGTAGCTATCAATGAAATGAAACGTCATTATGCAGCCTATTTTAAAGGCTTGAAAGGAATCAAACAATTCAGAATGCGCCTTGTTCAATCTAGTAGTTCAACAGAAGTATTTGATATTCTCAATGAAATTGAAGAGCAGTATGCAGGAGTAGAATTTACTCATGCTTATTAAAATTTATATAAAATTCACATTAACCAATTTTTTTAATAACATGAAATTTTCAAAATCAATTTTTTCAGTTTTACCAGTTTTAGCTATTTTGGTAGCTTTTCTTTTTTCTTCTTGTGGCGAGAGTAATAATATTCATAGAGAACATATTGATGTAAATGCAGTCGGTTTTAAATGGAATATGAGCGATGAGAAAACCTATAAAGTAAATGTAGAAGAA from Bernardetia sp. includes:
- the dusB gene encoding tRNA dihydrouridine synthase DusB: MVKIGNVELGEFPLLLAPMEDVSDPPFRAVCKECGADMMYTEFISVEGLIRDADKSVEKLDIFDYERPVGIQIFGAELDSMLKATEIVEKENPEVLDINFGCPVKKVVCKGAGAGILKDIPKMELLTKEIVNKTNLPVTVKTRLGWDYDSIQILEVAKRLQGVGIQALSIHGRTRKQMYTGEADWSYIAEVKNSQDIHIPIFGNGDIDSPQKALEYKNRFGVDGIMIGRAAIGYPWIFREIKHYLKTGELLPPPTLKERLDICRKHFMFSLEWKKSEIVAINEMKRHYAAYFKGLKGIKQFRMRLVQSSSSTEVFDILNEIEEQYAGVEFTHAY